A window from Peromyscus eremicus chromosome 5, PerEre_H2_v1, whole genome shotgun sequence encodes these proteins:
- the LOC131911031 gene encoding probable G-protein coupled receptor 141 — MGVMNGTTVSNGSSVDRDHCDAYCRTILVIAYSVVLFGGTLGSVMMSRMMFKRNSQSAIATIIINIIVLHSLLLVTLPFRLSYYLSAVWKLGSFTCRVVSGVIYGHMYFTFVFYVAIVTLRLLIYFKKLQMQQLQKFHAVVLSIIIWMVGSFIFLPIFFLQYGTDPSYVEQQRCFEFHRSLNCTDIIILNYSMIAIIMTTVLVLFLIQLAVILCLIRDYWPDMWAHQEYRAQVKSFFFLIVIVVCFIPHHAFRVYFIQNYPEENNSKLILYNEICVALTAFCCLDMLCFIGGIIH, encoded by the coding sequence ATGGGTGTGATGAATGGAACCACCGTGTCAAATGGCTCAAGTGTGGACCGAGACCACTGTGATGCCTACTGCAGAACAATTCTGGTAATAGCCTATAGTGTGGTTTTATTTGGAGGCACCCTTGGATCAGTTATGATGTCACGCATGATGTTTAAAAGGAATAGCCAATCAGCGATTGCCACGATCATCATTAATATCATTGTGCTGCACTCCCTCCTCCTGGTTACTCTGCCGTTCCGCCTCAGCTACTACCTCTCAGCAGTCTGGAAGCTTGGGTCTTTTACCTGCCGAGTGGTCAGCGGTGTCATATACGGTCATATGTACTTTACCTTTGTTTTCTATGTGGCCATTGTCACACTTCGGTTGCTCATCTATTTTAAGAAACTCCAAATGCAACAGTTACAGAAGTTCCATGCTGTGGTCCTAAGTATTATTATTTGGATGGTGGGAAGCTTCATCTTTTTGCCAATATTTTTTTTACAGTATGGCACAGATCCAAGTTATGTAGAACAACAGCGATGTTTTGAGTTTCATAGATCTCTCAACTGTACGGATATCATCATCTTGAACTACTCTATGATTGCCATTATAATGACAACAGTTCTGGTCCTCTTTCTGATACAGCTGGCTGTCATTCTGTGTTTGATAAGAGACTATTGGCCTGATATGTGGGCCCATCAAGAGTACAGAGCCCAAGTCAAGAGTTTCTTCTTTCTGATAGTCATAGTTGTCTGCTTTATACCCCACCATGCATTCAGGGTGTATTTTATTCAAAATTATCCAGAGGAAAATAATTCTAAGTTAATACTTTACAATGAAATCTGTGTTGCTTTAACAGCCTTCTGCTGCCTGGATATGTTGTGCTTCATAGGTGGCATCATCCATTAG